The following coding sequences are from one bacterium window:
- a CDS encoding TolC family protein → MARHLFAALLTFALALPAFAEDPPDAAVAEATPLPGGLQPDLRGELALSLTDAIAMGIENNLDVEIVRHDPMIAEQDHRIARGAHDPNLYGTFDYASRETPIASALQAGGRLVERETTGSGGLRGLLPKLGWTYDLGFTGRRITTTSSISELSPEYNSGITGSVTMPILKGFLWGQAWTQVKISGLGSEIAQEEFRQQLMDVVRGIENAYWDLAAQKENRAVANKSLETSRALLGQTNAQYEVGVVSRVEVTESEAGVADREFRQIGADNRYLTAQDDLIDAVLGPYLSPTSSLKIIPTDKPEEYTTFELDREESARKAFEKRPELEIARRQLEQTRISLKFARNQRLPQLDLVGSYGYQGLAGATNPAEPIFGGVTQPQVVTEPIPVSPLGGGAPIAVANRTTVEQVPVLNAQGERVRQPTAASRTFSSADDDYFSADGAKQWTGGARLTIPLGNRAGRGGVDKAHLELRKARTFLRRLEQQIVIDVRKSVRDLRSAQLGIEAAERRRVAAQEQHRAEQIRLEHGESTPFDVLQREEDLVEAESQKIGALQIYHSSVASLDRAQGTILEDRGVIVEEARPLR, encoded by the coding sequence ATGGCTCGCCACTTGTTCGCGGCCCTGCTCACCTTTGCACTTGCCCTGCCTGCGTTTGCGGAAGATCCGCCGGATGCGGCCGTGGCAGAGGCCACCCCGTTACCGGGTGGACTCCAGCCCGATCTGCGTGGCGAGCTTGCGCTCTCACTGACCGACGCGATCGCCATGGGGATCGAGAACAATCTCGACGTGGAAATCGTGCGGCACGATCCGATGATCGCGGAGCAGGACCACCGCATCGCCCGCGGAGCGCACGACCCGAACCTCTACGGCACCTTCGACTACGCGAGCCGCGAGACACCGATCGCCAGCGCGCTGCAAGCGGGGGGGCGCCTCGTCGAACGCGAGACCACCGGAAGTGGTGGGCTGCGTGGCCTGCTCCCCAAGCTCGGTTGGACCTACGACCTTGGCTTCACGGGCCGGCGTATCACGACCACGTCTTCGATTTCGGAGCTCTCTCCCGAGTACAACTCCGGCATCACGGGATCGGTCACGATGCCCATCCTGAAGGGTTTTCTCTGGGGCCAGGCCTGGACACAGGTGAAGATCAGCGGGCTCGGCAGCGAAATCGCCCAGGAGGAGTTCCGCCAGCAACTGATGGATGTGGTGCGCGGCATCGAGAACGCCTACTGGGACCTGGCCGCCCAGAAGGAGAACCGGGCCGTTGCCAACAAGAGCCTCGAGACGTCCCGCGCCTTGCTTGGCCAGACGAATGCCCAATACGAAGTCGGCGTCGTCTCGCGGGTCGAAGTCACCGAATCCGAGGCCGGTGTCGCCGATCGGGAGTTTCGCCAGATCGGCGCCGACAATCGCTACCTCACCGCGCAGGACGACTTGATCGACGCCGTTCTGGGCCCGTATCTGTCCCCCACGTCGAGCCTGAAGATCATCCCCACCGACAAGCCGGAGGAATACACCACCTTCGAGCTCGACCGCGAAGAGAGCGCCCGCAAGGCGTTCGAGAAGCGGCCGGAATTGGAGATCGCCCGTAGGCAGTTGGAGCAGACCCGGATCAGCCTGAAGTTCGCGCGAAACCAGCGGCTGCCGCAGCTCGACCTGGTCGGGAGCTACGGCTACCAGGGCCTGGCAGGCGCCACGAATCCTGCCGAGCCGATCTTCGGTGGCGTGACGCAACCTCAGGTCGTGACCGAACCCATCCCGGTGAGCCCACTCGGAGGAGGAGCCCCCATTGCTGTTGCGAACCGGACCACGGTGGAACAAGTCCCCGTCCTGAATGCGCAAGGCGAGCGCGTCCGCCAGCCCACAGCGGCCAGCCGCACCTTCTCGAGCGCGGACGACGACTACTTCTCTGCGGACGGCGCCAAGCAGTGGACTGGCGGCGCCCGGCTCACGATTCCACTCGGCAACCGCGCGGGCCGGGGCGGCGTGGACAAGGCTCACCTCGAGCTACGCAAGGCGCGCACCTTCTTGCGGCGCCTCGAGCAACAGATCGTGATCGACGTTCGGAAATCCGTGCGTGACCTGCGGTCCGCACAGCTGGGAATCGAAGCCGCGGAACGTCGTCGGGTGGCGGCCCAGGAGCAGCACCGGGCCGAGCAGATCCGGCTCGAGCATGGTGAATCCACGCCCTTCGACGTGCTGCAGCGCGAAGAAGACCTGGTCGAAGCGGAGAGCCAGAAGATCGGAGCGCTGCAGATCTACCACAGTTCGGTCGCGAGCCTGGACCGGGCGCAGGGAACGATTCTCGAAGATCGCGGCGTGATCGTCGAAGAGGCGCGTCCGCTGCGTTAA
- a CDS encoding 2-C-methyl-D-erythritol 2,4-cyclodiphosphate synthase: protein MSVRVGQGFDVHALAEGRKLVLGGVEIPSDRGLAGHSDGDALLHAVTDAVLGALGEGDLGRHFPSSDERLRGVASRELLLRAMALAREAGFRIGNCDATVIAQAPRLAPYQASMRKVLAELLGVPEAQVNVKITSTDELGAIGRGEGIAAQAVVLLETSDG from the coding sequence ATGAGTGTTCGCGTGGGGCAGGGCTTCGATGTCCACGCTCTGGCGGAGGGTCGCAAGCTGGTGTTGGGTGGCGTGGAGATCCCGTCGGATCGCGGGCTCGCTGGCCACTCGGATGGAGACGCGCTGCTGCACGCGGTGACCGATGCCGTGCTCGGCGCGCTCGGAGAAGGCGATCTCGGTCGCCACTTTCCTTCGTCGGACGAACGTCTGCGCGGGGTCGCCTCTCGGGAACTGCTGCTCCGGGCGATGGCCCTGGCACGGGAAGCGGGCTTCCGCATCGGAAACTGCGATGCGACCGTGATCGCCCAGGCACCGAGGCTGGCGCCGTACCAGGCCAGCATGCGCAAGGTCCTGGCAGAGTTGCTGGGGGTGCCGGAGGCGCAGGTGAACGTCAAGATCACCAGCACCGATGAACTCGGAGCGATCGGTCGTGGGGAAGGGATCGCCGCGCAGGCGGTCGTGCTGCTGGAGACGAGCGACGGATGA
- the ispD gene encoding 2-C-methyl-D-erythritol 4-phosphate cytidylyltransferase, whose amino-acid sequence MSVAALVLAAGRGQRLRRSLTSPGGAENDLPPKAFLPVAGRTLLVRSLLRMAEAEEIDQLIPVVPEAWLARFEAGVGEMDPVPGLLPSVVGGAERQDSVAAGLEALPAEVSHVVIHDAARPLVPAEDVRRVVRAALDCGAALLATPVTDTIHQVEGERLRETPAREGLRAALTPQAFRVDWLREALAKARADGVYGTDDAALVARLGVEVRVVEGDPINRKITTAADLAWAEAVLQGESS is encoded by the coding sequence ATGAGCGTGGCCGCTCTCGTGCTGGCCGCCGGTCGAGGCCAGCGCCTGCGCCGCAGCCTGACATCACCCGGTGGCGCTGAGAACGACCTGCCGCCGAAGGCGTTCCTTCCGGTGGCGGGGCGGACCCTGCTCGTCCGCTCGCTGCTGAGGATGGCCGAGGCGGAGGAGATCGATCAGCTGATCCCTGTCGTTCCCGAGGCCTGGTTGGCCCGCTTCGAGGCGGGCGTGGGCGAGATGGACCCGGTTCCTGGCCTGCTGCCCTCCGTCGTAGGCGGGGCCGAGCGTCAGGATTCGGTGGCGGCCGGGCTCGAAGCGCTTCCGGCGGAGGTGAGCCATGTGGTCATCCACGATGCGGCTCGTCCGCTGGTCCCCGCCGAAGATGTCCGCCGCGTGGTGCGAGCGGCTCTCGACTGCGGCGCGGCGCTCCTCGCCACGCCGGTGACCGATACGATCCATCAGGTCGAAGGCGAGCGCCTTCGGGAGACCCCTGCGAGGGAAGGGCTCCGGGCCGCGTTGACACCCCAGGCGTTTCGGGTGGATTGGCTGAGGGAGGCGCTGGCCAAAGCCCGAGCGGATGGTGTGTACGGAACGGATGACGCGGCGCTGGTCGCGCGCCTGGGCGTGGAGGTCCGTGTGGTCGAGGGCGATCCCATCAATCGAAAGATCACGACCGCCGCGGATCTGGCCTGGGCCGAAGCCGTGCTTCAGGGGGAGTCTTCATGA
- a CDS encoding polymer-forming cytoskeletal protein — MANIGKSITIKGDLTGNEDLQIDGTVEGRIDLPNNQLTIGADGEVKAEVTAKAVSVIGHVTGNLNATDKIEVEGAGIVDGDVRAPRLIIQEGAVLNGAVEMGAKAASAPAASASAPKPVPSGSSSAGASAEG; from the coding sequence GTGGCCAACATCGGCAAGTCCATCACCATCAAGGGAGATCTCACCGGAAACGAGGATCTCCAGATCGACGGCACGGTAGAAGGCCGCATCGATCTTCCGAACAACCAGCTCACGATCGGCGCCGATGGCGAGGTCAAGGCAGAAGTGACCGCCAAGGCCGTCAGCGTGATCGGGCATGTGACGGGCAACCTGAACGCAACGGACAAGATCGAGGTCGAAGGCGCCGGCATCGTCGACGGCGACGTCCGCGCTCCCCGGCTCATCATCCAGGAAGGTGCCGTGCTGAACGGTGCCGTGGAGATGGGGGCCAAGGCCGCCAGCGCACCCGCCGCATCGGCTTCCGCTCCGAAGCCTGTCCCCAGCGGCAGCAGTTCCGCTGGAGCCAGCGCAGAAGGCTGA
- a CDS encoding cysteine--tRNA ligase, with amino-acid sequence MTDGLLLYNSRTRKKERFIPIEPGRAGVYSCGPTVYSAQHIGNLRPYLFADLLVRALKAHGLEVTHVINVTDVGHLTDDADAGEDKMEKAAAQSGRRAEEIAAEYTEQWLVDRRRLGIPDPDVLCKATDHIPEQIEMIRQLEAKGATYRIADGIYFDVAKFPRYADLARLDLAQQEGANRIEEVTEKRQPADFALWKFAEKGVQRQQEWDSPWGVGFPGWHIECSAMSTKYLGKTFDIHTGGIDHLPVHHSNEIAQSETALGVDPWVNVWMHEEFIDFQGEKMSKSLGNVYILQDLVDSGFLPLSFRYFFLQAHYRKQQTFTDDAMAAADRGYRRLVAQAQALTEEGGVDEQAVENCGAEFRAAMNDDLNAPRALAAATQLVRDESLSPATRRALLTECDAWLGLGLLTAELPQAIQEADPRIDDLVAARQAARDAKEWAEADRIRDELTAEGVTIEDTPDGPIWRRSEP; translated from the coding sequence ATGACCGACGGGCTTCTTCTCTACAACTCGCGCACGCGCAAGAAAGAACGTTTCATCCCCATCGAGCCGGGCCGTGCTGGCGTGTATTCCTGCGGGCCGACGGTCTATTCAGCCCAGCACATCGGCAACCTGCGGCCCTACCTGTTTGCAGATCTGCTCGTCCGCGCGTTGAAGGCGCATGGCTTGGAGGTCACCCACGTCATCAACGTGACCGATGTGGGCCACCTCACCGATGATGCGGACGCGGGCGAAGACAAGATGGAGAAGGCCGCCGCACAGAGCGGGCGTCGTGCCGAGGAAATCGCGGCGGAGTACACGGAGCAATGGCTGGTGGATCGGCGCAGACTCGGGATCCCCGATCCGGACGTGTTGTGCAAGGCGACGGATCATATTCCGGAGCAGATCGAGATGATTCGCCAGCTGGAGGCGAAGGGTGCGACGTATCGGATCGCGGATGGGATCTACTTCGATGTCGCGAAGTTTCCCCGCTACGCCGATCTTGCTCGCCTGGATCTCGCCCAACAAGAAGGCGCGAACCGGATCGAAGAGGTGACCGAGAAGCGCCAGCCGGCGGATTTTGCACTCTGGAAGTTCGCAGAGAAAGGCGTCCAGAGGCAGCAGGAGTGGGATTCTCCCTGGGGCGTTGGCTTTCCCGGCTGGCATATCGAGTGCTCGGCCATGAGCACGAAGTACCTGGGGAAGACCTTCGACATCCATACCGGCGGGATCGACCATCTGCCGGTGCATCACTCGAACGAGATTGCCCAGAGTGAGACGGCACTCGGTGTCGACCCCTGGGTCAACGTCTGGATGCACGAGGAGTTCATCGATTTCCAGGGTGAGAAGATGTCGAAGTCTCTTGGCAACGTGTACATCCTGCAGGATCTGGTGGATTCGGGCTTCCTGCCGCTTTCGTTCCGATACTTCTTCCTCCAGGCCCACTACCGGAAGCAACAGACCTTCACCGATGACGCGATGGCGGCGGCGGATCGCGGCTACCGAAGGCTGGTCGCCCAGGCCCAGGCCTTGACGGAAGAGGGCGGAGTGGACGAACAGGCGGTGGAGAATTGCGGCGCCGAATTCCGAGCCGCGATGAATGACGATCTGAACGCGCCGCGCGCGCTCGCTGCAGCGACGCAGCTCGTTCGGGACGAAAGCCTGTCTCCTGCGACTCGCCGCGCTCTGCTGACGGAATGCGACGCCTGGTTGGGCCTCGGCCTCTTGACCGCGGAGCTCCCGCAGGCGATTCAAGAAGCAGACCCGCGCATCGACGACCTGGTGGCGGCTCGGCAAGCGGCCCGGGATGCGAAAGAATGGGCGGAAGCCGATCGCATCCGCGACGAGTTGACGGCCGAAGGTGTGACGATCGAGGATACGCCGGACGGGCCGATCTGGAGACGCAGCGAGCCATGA
- the uvrB gene encoding excinuclease ABC subunit UvrB → MSEPFKLESEFQPAGDQPRAIAELVEGIQRGQTHQTLLGVTGSGKSFTMACVVEALNRPALVMAPNKTLAAQLYAEFKQLFPSNAVEYFVSYYDYYQPEAYIPSTDTYIEKDSSINDEIDKLRHSATHSLLTRKDVLVVASVSCIYGLGSPEAYGAMHAFVEVGTVIDRDAFLRHLVDMLYDRNDHDFQRGTFRVRGDVVEVIPQYESERALRIEFFGEEVESIAEIDPLRGKVLARPKRAMIYPASHYVATEQRIKQACEGIKGELAERLDLFHKEGKLLEAQRLEQRTLYDLESLVEMGFCHGVENYSRWLDGRQEGETPYTLYDYFPDDGMVFLDESHVSVPQIGGMSRGDRARKETLVEFGWRLPSALDNRPLRFEEWEERAPTRVYVSATPGDFEMEKCKGVVVEQIIRPTGLIDPSVEIRPAQGQVDDLLGEIRIRVEAGERVLVTTLTKRMAEELTDYYADHGVKVRYLHSDIQTIERTEIIRELREGVFDVLVGINLLREGLDIPEVSLVAILDADKEGFLRSTRSLIQTIGRAARNIRGTVFLYADKETGSIRDTLAETGRRRKTQLAYNEEHGITPRSVEKAIVSLRDSIWESDYVTVPKKEERSEPEIPLHELPSVLGALRDEMKKAADALEYEQAAALRDRIRELETERLQSS, encoded by the coding sequence ATGAGCGAGCCCTTCAAGCTCGAGAGCGAATTCCAACCCGCGGGCGATCAGCCCCGGGCGATCGCCGAGCTTGTCGAAGGCATTCAGCGGGGCCAGACCCACCAGACGCTGCTCGGTGTGACCGGGAGCGGCAAATCGTTCACGATGGCCTGTGTGGTCGAAGCGCTGAATCGGCCGGCCCTGGTCATGGCACCGAACAAGACATTGGCGGCCCAGCTCTACGCAGAGTTCAAGCAGCTCTTCCCGTCGAATGCTGTCGAGTACTTCGTTTCCTACTACGACTACTATCAGCCCGAAGCCTACATCCCCTCGACGGATACCTACATCGAAAAGGACTCGTCGATCAACGATGAGATCGACAAGCTGCGCCACTCGGCAACCCACTCACTCCTGACCCGGAAGGATGTGCTGGTGGTGGCGAGTGTCTCCTGCATCTACGGGCTGGGCTCCCCGGAAGCCTACGGGGCGATGCATGCCTTCGTGGAGGTCGGAACCGTCATCGACCGTGATGCCTTCCTGCGTCATCTGGTCGACATGCTCTACGACCGCAACGATCACGATTTTCAACGGGGCACGTTTCGCGTGCGGGGCGACGTGGTCGAGGTGATCCCCCAGTACGAGAGCGAGCGGGCCCTGCGTATCGAGTTCTTTGGCGAGGAAGTGGAGAGCATCGCCGAGATCGATCCGCTGCGCGGAAAGGTCCTCGCGCGGCCAAAGCGAGCGATGATCTATCCCGCCAGCCACTACGTGGCCACCGAGCAGCGCATCAAGCAGGCCTGCGAAGGCATCAAGGGGGAGTTGGCGGAGCGGCTCGATCTGTTCCACAAGGAAGGGAAGCTCCTCGAAGCCCAGAGGCTCGAGCAGCGCACGCTGTACGACTTGGAGAGCCTGGTGGAGATGGGCTTCTGTCACGGGGTCGAGAACTACTCGCGCTGGCTCGATGGGCGCCAGGAAGGCGAAACGCCCTACACCCTCTACGACTACTTCCCCGACGACGGAATGGTCTTCCTGGACGAGAGCCACGTCTCGGTGCCCCAGATCGGCGGGATGTCCCGGGGCGATCGGGCGCGCAAGGAGACCCTGGTCGAATTCGGCTGGCGCCTGCCTTCGGCCCTGGACAACCGGCCCCTCCGCTTCGAGGAGTGGGAGGAGCGCGCGCCTACCCGGGTCTACGTTTCTGCGACACCGGGCGATTTCGAGATGGAGAAGTGCAAGGGTGTCGTCGTCGAGCAGATCATCCGGCCCACGGGTTTGATCGATCCGTCCGTCGAGATCCGCCCTGCCCAGGGCCAGGTCGATGATCTGCTGGGCGAAATCCGGATCCGCGTCGAAGCCGGCGAGCGCGTGCTCGTGACGACGTTGACCAAGCGCATGGCCGAGGAGCTGACCGACTACTACGCCGATCACGGCGTGAAGGTGCGCTACCTGCATAGCGACATCCAGACCATCGAACGCACCGAGATCATTCGCGAGCTCCGCGAGGGAGTATTCGATGTATTGGTGGGCATCAATCTGCTGCGCGAAGGACTCGATATTCCCGAGGTCTCCCTGGTCGCGATCCTCGACGCCGACAAGGAAGGCTTCCTGCGATCGACCCGCAGTCTGATCCAGACGATCGGGCGGGCGGCGCGAAACATCCGGGGCACGGTATTCCTGTACGCAGACAAGGAGACCGGCTCCATCCGCGACACCCTGGCCGAGACGGGCCGGCGCCGGAAGACGCAGCTCGCCTACAACGAGGAGCACGGCATCACCCCGCGTTCCGTCGAGAAAGCGATCGTTTCGCTTCGAGATTCGATCTGGGAGAGTGATTACGTCACGGTCCCGAAGAAGGAGGAGCGATCCGAGCCCGAGATCCCGCTCCACGAACTGCCTTCGGTTCTCGGGGCTCTCCGCGATGAGATGAAGAAGGCCGCTGACGCACTCGAATACGAGCAGGCGGCCGCGCTACGCGATCGCATCCGGGAGCTGGAGACCGAACGCCTCCAGTCGAGCTGA